CCCTGGCGGCGCTGATGCACCGCTTCGTCTACCTCAAGTACGCGCTGGCGTTGGTGCTGATCTTCATCGGCTGCAAGATCTTCTGGCACGGGCTGGTGGGCAAGGTACCGGCCGGGATTTCGCTGGGGGTCACGTTCGGGCTGTTGCTCGGCGGCGTGCTGCTGTCGTTGCTGCGCACGCGCAATCAGCCGCAACCCGACGCCCCGCAGCAAGCGCAGGACGCACCAGTGCCTACAGGGGACACGCCGACCTCCATCCCCACCGACAAGAATCCCGAAAAGAAAGGCCCGCACCTGCGGGTCTGATCAGGGCGCGAGCCCCTCGACGATGATCACCTGCGCCATCGCCGCGCCCTGGCGATGGCGGCAGGCCTCCTGGTACAGGTCCGAGCGATAGCAGGCCACGGCCTGCTCATAGGAATCGAATTCGATCACCACGCTGCGCTGCGGCGTCGCCCGCCCCTCCAGCGCCTCGCTGCGGCCGCCCCGGGCCAGGAATCGCCCGCCAAAGGCGACGAACGCCGCCGGCGCGCGCTGGGTGTATTGCAGGTATTGCTCGGGGTCGGTGACATCCACGTGGGCGATCCAGTAGGCCTTCATTCGTCGCGCTCCTGTTGCATGGTCATTTTCGTATTATGGTATACCATAAAACTTTCTTGACCAGCATGAGCGTGCAACATGGCCTTCAACAACATCGAAGAACTTCTCGAGGACTATCGCCAGGGCCGGATGGTCCTGCTGGTGGACGACGAGGACCGGGAAAACGAAGGCGACCTGCTGATCGCCGCCGAGCGCTGCGACGCCCAGGCCATCAACTTCATGGCCCGCGAGGCGCGTGGCCTGATCTGCCTGACGCTGACCGACGAGCACTGTCAGCGCTTGGGCCTGGAACAGATGGTCCCGACCAACGGCAGCGTGTTCAGCACCGCCTTCACCGTATCGATCGAGGCCGCCAGTGGCGTGACCACCGGCATCTCCGCCGCCGACCGGGCGCGCACCGTCGCCGCGGCCATGGCCGCCGACGCCCGCCCCGAAGACCTGGTACAGCCAGGCCACATCTTCCCCCTGCGCGCCCGCGAAGGCGGCGTGCTGACCCGCGCCGGGCACACCGAGGCCGGTTGCGACCTGGCCCGCCTGGCAGGCTTCAGCCCGGCATCGGTGATTGTCGAAGTGCTCAACGACGACGGCAGCATGGCCCGCCGGCCGGACCTGGAAGTGTTCGCTGCCCGCCACGGCATCAAGATCGGCACCATCGCCGACCTGATCCACTACCGGCTGAGCACCGAGCAGACCATCAAGCGCATCGGTGAACGCGCATTGCCCACGGTGCATGGCACGTTCCGCCTGGTCACCTACGAAGACCGCATTGAAGGCGGCGTGCACATGGCCATGGTCATGGGCGAGATCCGCCGCGAGCAGCCCACCCTGGTGCGCGTGCATGTGATCGACCCGCTGCGCGACCTGGTCGGTGCCGAATACGCAGGCCCGGCCAACTGGACGCTGTGGGCGGCGCTGCAGAAGGTCGCCGAGGAAGGTGCCGGGGTGGTGGTAATCCTAGCCAACCACGAGTCCTCCCAGGCCTTGCTCGAACGCGTGCCGCAACTGACGCAACCGGCTCGGCCCTACCAGCGTGGCCAGTCGAAGGTCTACTCGGAGGTCGGCACCGGGGCGCAGATTCTGCAAGACCTGGGCGTGGGCAAGCTACGTCACTTAGGGCCGCCGCTCAAATACGCCGGGCTTTCCGGGTATGAGCTGGAGGTGGTGCAAAGCATCCCGTTCGAGGGCAATTGATTTCACGTGGCTGCAAGCTCTGTCTGTCAGCTGGCTCCCACAGGGACCTCGCAATCCTAAGACCCGCGCCGTATCTGTGGGAGCCGGCTTGCCGGCGATGGGCCGCAAAGCGGCCCCTATCGCCACGCGGAGTGATGGCCGGTCAACGCCGACCTCTTGCGAAAAGCTTGGAATACCATAATATGACATTCCGTAGACCTTGATTCTGCCGGCCGCACCTACACTGTCATGACGGCCACGCTCCACCCGTTTGACGCTGCTCCCCGAACATGATTGGCGGGCGACAGAAGCCCGCCTCGAATAACAAAAGCAACGAGGGCGTAACCATGCTGTTGAGCAAACGAGTAACCGCAGTGCTGTCCGCCAGCCTGCTGACCCTGGCCTGCCAGGCCACCCAGGCGGCCGACAGCCTGAACTTCGTCAGCTGGGGCGGGACCACCCAGGATGCGCAGAAGGCCGCATGGGCCGAACCCTTCAGCAAGGCGTCCGGGATCAAGGTGGTGCAGGACGGCCCCACCGACTACGGCAAGCTCAAGGCCATGGTCGAAAGCGGCAACGTGCAGTGGGACGTGGTCGATGTCGAAGCCGACTTCGCCCTGCGCGCCGCCAGCGAAGGCCTGCTCGAACCCCTCGACTTCAAGCAGATCCAGCGCGACAAGATCGACCCGCGCTTCGTCTCCGACCATGGTGTCGGCTCGTTCTTCTTCTCCTTCGTGCTCGGCTACAACGAGGGCAAGCTCGGCGCCAACAAGCCGGTGGACTGGTCCGCCCTGTTCGACACCAAGACCTACCCCGGCAAGCGCGCCCTGTACAAGTGGCCCAGCCCCGGCGTGCTCGAACTGGCCCTGCTGGCCGACGGCGTGGCGCCAGACAAGCTCTACCCACTGGACCTGGACCGCGCCTTCAAGAAGCTCGACACCATCAAGAAAGACATTGTCTGGTGGGGCGGCGGCGCCCAGTCGCAGCAACTGCTGGCCTCGGGTGAAGCCGCGCTCGGGCAGTTCTGGAACGGCCGCGTGTATGCCTTGCAGCAAGACGGCGCGCCGGTCGGCGTGAGCTGGAAGCAGAACCTGGTCATGGCCGATTTCCTGGTCATCCCCAAGGGCGCGAAGAACAAGGACGCAGCCATGAAGTTCCTGGCCAACGCCAGCAGCGCCGAAGGCCAGGCCGAGTTCGCCAACAAGACCGCCTACGCCCCGGTCAACGTCGACAGCGTGGCCAAGCTCGACAAAGACCTGGCGCCGAACCTGCCGACCGCCTACGCCCAGGACCAGGTGACCCTGGACTTCGCCTACTGGGCGAAGAACGGCCAGGCCATCGCCGCCCGCTGGAATGAGTGGCTGGTCAAATGAAAGTCGCCATCAATGCCCTGCACAACGCGCAAGGTGCCCCCAGCGGCACCGGCGCTCCCGGGGCGGCCGAGCGTCGCCCGCCCATCAGCCAACGCTGGCGCGGCAGCCGCAACCTGCTGCCGGCGCTGCTGTTCCTCGGCCTGTTCTTCTTCGCCCCGCTGGTCGGCCTGCTGCTGCGCGGGGTGCTGGAGCCCGAGCCGGGCCTTGGCAACTATGCGCAACTGTTCGCCAACTCGGCCTATGCCCGGGTACTGTTCAACACCTTCTCGGTGGCCGGCCTGGTCACCCTGATCAGCGTGCTGCTGGGCTTCCCGCTGGCCTGGGCAATCACCTTGGTGCCCAAGGGCTGGGGCCGCTGGCTGCTGAACATCGTGCTGCTGTCGATGTGGACCAGCCTGCTGGCGCGCACCTACTCGTGGCTGGTGCTGCTGCAGAGTTCGGGGGTGATCAACAAGGTGTTGATGGCGCTGGGCATCATCGATGCGCCGCTGGAGATGGTGCACAACCTCACCGGCGTGGTGATCGGCATGAGCTACATCATGATCCCGTTCATCGTCCTGCCGCTGCAGGCGACCATGCATGCCATCGACCCGATGGTGCTGCAGGCCGGCTCGATCTGCGGCGCCAGCCCCTGGACCAACTTCTGGAAGGTGTTCCTGCCGCTGTGCCGCTCGGGGCTGTTCTCCGGCGCGCTGATGGTGTTCGTGATGTCGCTCGGTTACTACGTCACCCCGGCCCTGCTCGGCGGCGCGCAGAACATGATGCTGCCCGAGTTCATCATCCAGCAGGTGCAGTCGTTCCTCAACTGGGGCCTGGCCAGCGCCGCCGCCGCGCTGCTGGTGGTGATCACCCTGGTGCTCTTCTACCTGTACCTGAAGCTGCAGCCGGAGTCCCCGGTCGGCAACGCGAGGTAAACCGCCATGCTGCTTTCCCCCAATGCCATGGGTCGCCCGCTGCGCACCGGGCTGTACCTGACCACCGGGCTGATCGCCGCCTTCCTGCTGCTGCCGGTGGTGTTCATCATCCTGCTGTCGTTCGGCTCGTCACAGTGGCTGGTGTTCCCGCCACCGGGCTGGACCTTCAAGTGGTACGCGCAGTTCTTCGCCAACCCCGAGTGGATGGACGCGGCGCTGGCCAGCCTCAAGGTGGCGCTGCTCACCACCTTCGCCGCCGTGGCACTCGGCCTGCCCACCGCCTTTGCCCTGGTGCGCGGTCGCTTCCCGGGCCGCGAGCTGCTGTACGGGCTGTTCACCATGCCGATGATCGTGCCCCTGGTGATCATCGCCGTGGCGGTGTACGCGCTGTTCCTCAAGCTGGGCTACACCGGCACCTTGTTCGCCTTCGTGGTGAGCCACGTGATCGTCGCCCTGCCCTTCACCATCATCTCGATCATCAACTCGCTCAAGCTGTTCGACCAGTCCATCGAGGACGCCGCGGTGATCTGTGGTGCCTCGCGCCTGCAGGCGATCGTCAAGGTGACCTTCCCGGCGATCCGCCCGGGGATGATCGCCGGCGGCCTGTTCGCCTTCCTGGTGTCGTGGGACGAGGTGGTGCTGAGCGTGATGATGGCCAGCCCCGACCTGCAGACCCTGCCGGTGAAGATGTGGACCACCCTGCGCCAGGACCTGAGCCCGGTGATCGCGGTGGCCTCGACGCTGCTGATCGGCCTGTCCCTGCTTGTGATGTTCATTGCCGCCGCCCTGCGCCGGCGCGCCGAAAACGCCTGACTGCCCGGAGACAATGACAATGAGTGCAGTGATCAAAGACGATACGCGCAACCAGACCCTGGTCAGCCTGCGCGGCCTGAACAAGCACTACGGCGACTTCACCGCCGTGGACAACCTCGACCTGGAAATCCAGGACGGCGAGTTCCTCACCTTCCTCGGCTCCAGCGGCTCGGGCAAGTCCACTACCCTGTCGATGCTGGCCGGCTTCGAGACGCCCAGCAGCGGCGAGATCCTGGTCGACGGCCAGTCGCTGGTCAACGTGCCGCCGCACAAGCGCGACATCGGCATGGTGTTCCAGCGCTACTCGCTGTTCCCGCACCTGAACGTGCGCGACAACATCGGCTTCCCCCTGGCCATCCGCAAGCTCGGCGCCGACGAGACCCGCAAGCGCGTGGAGGCGATGCTCAAGCTGGTACGCCTGGAACCCTTCGCCCACCGCAAGCCCTCGCAGATGTCCGGTGGCCAGCAGCAGCGCGTGGCGATCGCCAGGGCGCTAGTGTACGAGCCGCGCATCCTGCTTATGGACGAGCCGCTCGGCGCGCTGGACAAGAAACTGCGCGAAGACCTGCAGGACGAATTGCGCCAACTGCACCGACGCCTGGGCATCACCATCGTCTACGTGACCCACGACCAGGAGGAGGCGATGCGCCTGTCCCAGCGCATCGCCATCTTCAGCCATGGCCG
This sequence is a window from Pseudomonas maumuensis. Protein-coding genes within it:
- a CDS encoding DUF1330 domain-containing protein; amino-acid sequence: MKAYWIAHVDVTDPEQYLQYTQRAPAAFVAFGGRFLARGGRSEALEGRATPQRSVVIEFDSYEQAVACYRSDLYQEACRHRQGAAMAQVIIVEGLAP
- the ribBA gene encoding bifunctional 3,4-dihydroxy-2-butanone-4-phosphate synthase/GTP cyclohydrolase II — protein: MAFNNIEELLEDYRQGRMVLLVDDEDRENEGDLLIAAERCDAQAINFMAREARGLICLTLTDEHCQRLGLEQMVPTNGSVFSTAFTVSIEAASGVTTGISAADRARTVAAAMAADARPEDLVQPGHIFPLRAREGGVLTRAGHTEAGCDLARLAGFSPASVIVEVLNDDGSMARRPDLEVFAARHGIKIGTIADLIHYRLSTEQTIKRIGERALPTVHGTFRLVTYEDRIEGGVHMAMVMGEIRREQPTLVRVHVIDPLRDLVGAEYAGPANWTLWAALQKVAEEGAGVVVILANHESSQALLERVPQLTQPARPYQRGQSKVYSEVGTGAQILQDLGVGKLRHLGPPLKYAGLSGYELEVVQSIPFEGN
- a CDS encoding ABC transporter substrate-binding protein, whose protein sequence is MLLSKRVTAVLSASLLTLACQATQAADSLNFVSWGGTTQDAQKAAWAEPFSKASGIKVVQDGPTDYGKLKAMVESGNVQWDVVDVEADFALRAASEGLLEPLDFKQIQRDKIDPRFVSDHGVGSFFFSFVLGYNEGKLGANKPVDWSALFDTKTYPGKRALYKWPSPGVLELALLADGVAPDKLYPLDLDRAFKKLDTIKKDIVWWGGGAQSQQLLASGEAALGQFWNGRVYALQQDGAPVGVSWKQNLVMADFLVIPKGAKNKDAAMKFLANASSAEGQAEFANKTAYAPVNVDSVAKLDKDLAPNLPTAYAQDQVTLDFAYWAKNGQAIAARWNEWLVK
- a CDS encoding ABC transporter permease — encoded protein: MKVAINALHNAQGAPSGTGAPGAAERRPPISQRWRGSRNLLPALLFLGLFFFAPLVGLLLRGVLEPEPGLGNYAQLFANSAYARVLFNTFSVAGLVTLISVLLGFPLAWAITLVPKGWGRWLLNIVLLSMWTSLLARTYSWLVLLQSSGVINKVLMALGIIDAPLEMVHNLTGVVIGMSYIMIPFIVLPLQATMHAIDPMVLQAGSICGASPWTNFWKVFLPLCRSGLFSGALMVFVMSLGYYVTPALLGGAQNMMLPEFIIQQVQSFLNWGLASAAAALLVVITLVLFYLYLKLQPESPVGNAR
- a CDS encoding ABC transporter permease, with translation MLLSPNAMGRPLRTGLYLTTGLIAAFLLLPVVFIILLSFGSSQWLVFPPPGWTFKWYAQFFANPEWMDAALASLKVALLTTFAAVALGLPTAFALVRGRFPGRELLYGLFTMPMIVPLVIIAVAVYALFLKLGYTGTLFAFVVSHVIVALPFTIISIINSLKLFDQSIEDAAVICGASRLQAIVKVTFPAIRPGMIAGGLFAFLVSWDEVVLSVMMASPDLQTLPVKMWTTLRQDLSPVIAVASTLLIGLSLLVMFIAAALRRRAENA
- a CDS encoding ABC transporter ATP-binding protein, which produces MSAVIKDDTRNQTLVSLRGLNKHYGDFTAVDNLDLEIQDGEFLTFLGSSGSGKSTTLSMLAGFETPSSGEILVDGQSLVNVPPHKRDIGMVFQRYSLFPHLNVRDNIGFPLAIRKLGADETRKRVEAMLKLVRLEPFAHRKPSQMSGGQQQRVAIARALVYEPRILLMDEPLGALDKKLREDLQDELRQLHRRLGITIVYVTHDQEEAMRLSQRIAIFSHGRIVGLGTGYDLYQNPPNAFVASFLGNSNFLRFTASGNGAGHFEGQPVAVRLTPGLANGQEALIMVRPEKALALTVEQAAREPLPAGWNEVTATVAELLFLGESQTCHVVTQGGTALTVKALSAAGMPMRPGDPVKVRWAVADACIYTEWAESDLSKGAGAH